The genome window GTGCGCCCGGTGTATCATTTTTTGTATTGTCTCGGATGCTATTTACGCATGAATCTTTCTGAGCGGATGTTGCATTTTCGGGAAGGTTTGCAATGCAGGAATCCTGTCCACTTGCTCCACCTCGATCATTCAAGCCAGAGGTAAAAGCAAGCAATTGCCTCATCGTTATTGTTCCTCTTGTTCCAGTCCAACCTAACACATTTGCTGTGGTCGATTCCAGATTGAGGGAGTTGCATTTGTTCTGGTCAATGACTCGCATAATGGTCACGGCAGTCACCCATTTGGAACCAGAAAAAATTATCTGATGGCGATCATTTGCAATGGTTCCGAATTCTCTTTCTTTAATCGTTCTATTGTTTCGATCTGTGATGATTAGTGAAGCTCCTTCATCAGCGGTTCTTGAGAACCGATCGAAGCAATTGTCAATAGTTGAACATTGTCCCGCACCAATCCCCGCAAGAACGAGAAGAGAGGCAGAATCATCATCTTGATCATTATGACAATTGACTGCGAATAGAATTGAAGAAATCATTAATATGATAATTTTATTCATAATAACCTACCTTTATAATTTTATAACAGGATCAAAACTTATGATGATTCCAGTTTTTTCCAATTCACATTCTGCAATATTCGGAATTAAATATGCGTCACGAACAGATGAAGAAATTGCATTGCCAGGGGGAAGTGAATCCAGAAATACTCCATAATAAATTGTCGCCTTACCTCGAATAATTGAAGTGCAATCATAGACTGATGATTTTAAATAAGATCCTTCATCCTCAATTTCCGATATGATTGGATAGAGAAATCCTGCAAGAAATCCATTCAGAGCTGTCAATGGTGTAACAATCGGAATTCCAGATTGCATTCCTTTTTGTGCAAGCCATAACAAT of Leptospira sp. GIMC2001 contains these proteins:
- a CDS encoding TIGR04452 family lipoprotein encodes the protein MISNFNPIKVFSRFKFFILILILSGNCIVLDEIGLESNDSMTGKEAKKEISQATTEAVANGQLLWLAQKGMQSGIPIVTPLTALNGFLAGFLYPIISEIEDEGSYLKSSVYDCTSIIRGKATIYYGVFLDSLPPGNAISSSVRDAYLIPNIAECELEKTGIIISFDPVIKL